GGGAGAGCCAGGGCCGCTGCCGGGGGGTAAACCAGGATATCCCGGAGGAAAGCCTGGATATCCTGGAGTTGTGCTTTCGCCTGAAGTGGGCGGTTTAGGTTCGACCAATGCCACGTCGATGTACACGGGGGGTAGGGTGCGTATGAATTCCAGCCAGCGTTCCGCGAAACGTGCATCGGCCTCTGGGCTGCCATCGAGACGGAATGTACGGCGGAAAACAGCGGCGACGGTTTCTCCTTCCAGCGGCAGATCCCGTGGTAATTGGGAAAGGGCGGTCAAGAACTGGCGGAACTCTTCGGGGTATGCCACGCTGAGATAGTAGTAGAGTGCCCACGCTGTCGTCTGAGCTTTGATGTTGAGTCGCTCTCGCTTCTTGCGCAGGATAGCTTGGGGGTCCTCCGCCGCAGGACGTGTTCCCATCCCCGGCATCCCTGGATAGGGCATACCTGGTTCTCCGGGAGCACCGCCAGGAGGCGGACCGAGGCTACCTCCTGGAGGTAGAGCGGGCGGTCCCAAAGCACTTCCCCCTGCAAATCCACCCGGGCCTGGCGGACCGAGGCCTGGCGGCGTCAATCCTCCGCCTGGCGTCCCCAAACCTGGAGGGCCATAACCGGGCGGGGTCAATCCGCCACCCGGCGGTATCAATCCGCCTCCGAGAGGTGGTGTAAGTGGCCCACTGCCGCTACCGCTCTTGAGAGCCACGGAAGTTTCCTTCTTTTCCGGGTCAGGATCATCTGCTTTGGTCGGATCGCGTAGACCCCGGAAGTAGGCATCGCTAAGCACGTTGCGGAGCAACTGGCCCGGATCGGGATGCAGTTCCTTCTTCTCTTGCAGGTCCCGGAAGTGGCGTTGCCAGAACGAGTTGGGGCCGCCCCAACCGTCGGCCAGTGAGACAGAGATGTAATGTTTCTCGTCCTTCCCGTCTTTTTTGCTGATCAAAGCGGGGTCGCGCGGTTGCATCCAGGTGTTGGCTGAGCCGTGGAAGAGCCATTCAGGAAGGTCCACATATCGGGGAAGTTGGCCGGTCGCATAGAGCAATTGCCGGTTGCCCTCGCGTGTGATAGCTGCCATCATGGCGCGGTCTTCGATCAGCCGCTCCACCAAAGCCAGTGTTTGCATGCGGGCGACCTCTTCGGGGCGCTTCCCTTTTTTACCCTCCTTGTCCAAGGGCGGCCCGCTGCCGCTCAGGAGGGCGTCGCGCTTGACACCTGTCTGATAGATCGCCTGCATCTGCCGGGCAAATGTTTGCCCCAGCTCATCCAAACGCCCAGGTGACAGGACCAAAACGTCATAGTCAGGGACGTAGAAACCGTCGGTTTGCAGACGCAGGGGGATGTCGAACACTCGGCTGAGCTGGAAGAATTCGCGGGGCGAGGGCGGAAGGATGACGGTCAGTGGTGCTTCAGGCAAAGGCAGGTCCACCCCGCGCCAAGCGTGTACGAGGTAAAAGGCCCGGAAATTCTGCTCCAGCAGCCGATTCCAGCGTTGCACTTCCTCGGGGGAAGCATCCCACGTGACCAACGCATAGTGGGGAAGAGTATGCACCTGCCGGGCGTTGAGATTGAACCGCCACTGCTCTGCCGCGGAAGGCTTGAGCAGAGCACCCTTGAGCATCGGCTGATAGCGGCTATAGACACGGGCGAAAGCTGCAACTTCCGGAGCGACTTCCCCTTTGCTCTTACGGACTGACTCCAATAACTCATCACTCAGTTCCAAGGCTCTGTCAACAAAGCCCGCTTCCAGCAACTCACGAATCAAAAGATGCAAAGGCTTAAGGTCCTGGGCGGACCGCCGTTTCCACTCGATATATTTCGCTTCCAACTCATGGGCGCGCGTCGTTGCCGCGCCGGGTGTGAGCAAGAGTTCTTCATACCATTGGATAGTGGTCCCGTCGGCGAAAAGGTTGGCGGTCAGTTTCTGACCGTGATAGTCGAAGCTGATCTTAGGCCGCCAAGCCGGGTTGGTATTCGGGTCGTAAGGGGCCTTGTAGAAGGGCTGGGCCTGGCGGAAGTCGGACGTGACGGGAACCAGAACGACTAAAGCCCGTGAGGGATCGTGTTTGATAGTGCCCCCTGTGTGAGGAGTACCCGGTACTCCGGGAATGCCGGGGAGAGAAGGGCTGCCGCCGCCGCCGGGGATCAAGCCGGGAGGCGGACCGAATCCTGAGCCATATTTCGGACCTTTACCATAAACCGGTGGTGGTGAACCGGTGCCTTCCAAACCGGTCGGTGGCTGGCCGCCGTTGGCCCCATATTGGCCGCCTTCCAGAATGACGCGGATAATGAGATAACCCGCCTCAGCACGGGTCGCCACCAATGCCATCAGAGCTGCGAGCAACACCGCAGGAACAATGCGCTTCATATTCTTGTTCTCCCGGTTCGGGTTGCTATTATTGTCCCTCTCGCCTCCCGGCTGTGCAACAGCAAAACTCCACAGTTGCCAAGAAAGTCCCGGCTATCAGTTTCTTGGGATGACTGGCAGGGCTGTTTCAGGGTTGTTCGTAAACAGCAGGGGATTCCGTTTGGGATTCGCCCGCAATTGGCGAAGATATTCCCGGAGGGTGTCAAGCTGTACTCGCCCGGCTAAAGGATCAGGTTTGCCGTCGGGGCCGACTCGGTCGAGTGGGTCGAGAATTGCCGTTCGGGCACGCTGGATGAGATCATCTACGATACGGGGGACAGTAGCTTTGTTGTATTGTCGGGGGCGGGTCGGGTCGTAAAGATTGTCGAAAAGCGGCGGCCAATTATTCATCGCTTCGGCAATTCGCAGGCCGTAAACTCGCCAATGCAACGAAGTGTCGGTCGGATCGCCACGAGGCTCAGCAAAGGTGATCAGTCCCGCCACGATGGCCTCGACGGCGGCATCCACGTTGTATTCCTTGACATGCTTTCCATCTTCCAGCACCGGGGACATGTTACACAGGCCGATGACCGCTTCCGCGCAGTCGGCGGGTGTGGATGGCAGGATCAGCCTGGGGTCCGAGAGGCAGACCCGTGCCAAAGTGTAAGCAGGGTAAAGGCGGCCTTTACCGTCTGGCCCCGCGCCAGAGATCGTCACAAACCGGACTTGGGCCAGAGCACGGATGGCTTGACGGCGCACAAAACGAGCGACTTCTACTTGGTCGGGCTGCAAGATCGCCGGTTTGTTTGTATCTCCATTCCACAACCCCGGAACGAGGGTGTTCGGATCGGTGATACATTTTTCGATGGCTCCGACCAAGGCAGCGAGTTCTATGTCAGCAGAGCCGGGCTTCTCGTTATTACGCCAGGCGTTACTATGTCGCCGACTCTTGGAATCAAGCACGTCATAGGCGGAGAGCAAATTGGCCGCTGCTTGAAGTGCATAGTTCTTGATTTCCGTGGGGACGTTCGGACTGGAAATCAGTTCTGTCAGAGTGGCGTAGTGCGCCGTTGCTCCCATCTTGCAGACCACCGCCAGCATCCGCGTGGCATTGATCCGCACGATTCGTTCGGGATGGCTGGTAATCAGAGGTCGCAAAGCTGCATCTAAAGCGGTGCCCAACTCCCGGATGTAGTCGGCTTGCTCCGTGGTCACCCGGTTGCCGGGAGCCGGATAAACCAGGAATCGCTCGAGGTCCCGGAAAATCATATCCAGTGTCGGAATCTGCCGCCCCGACGCGTCGGTTCGGTTGAGCGGGTCCCGCATGAGCCGGTAAACCAAAGGATGGGAGATCAATTGGGCTTGGTAGGCCGCGAATTCCCGGAATGTGTTCTGGACTTCCCCCAAACGCTCGGGGGGAATCCCTCGCGCTCCCTTCATTTCCAATATGAATGTGGTCTTGCGAAAATCGGGAAGGCGGGTAGGGTCCGTTGGCTGAGCGGCAGAACGGCTCGGATTCCCCACCATAATGATGCAACCTAATACCATGGTCAACGCGATAGATAGGCGGATTCTGGACATGTCTCCCCCAAAAAGTCGAGTTGTAGTGCTCACACAGCCGTGTCTGAGGCTCCAGTTGAATTCAGGAGAAGCAGACCTATCCTCCCCCTGTCCGTACAAAAACTCTGCATTCTTTGTCTACCGGTTCAACGCACGGGGCAACATCTCTGTTGGCGGAAAGGGAACGGCTAGCACTCGGTTGCTGGGTTCGCCCCCTACGAGGCAGAAGCGGCCAAGTGAGACAATTCTGGCGGTGTTCACGCCCAGCTATCGCCGCCTCTCAGCCATTTCACCTGTTACCCGCTGCGCAGTTGAGGCTAATGATCCGGTTCGATGGATGCAAGGGTTCTCCCTTGATTCCTTCCCAAACTTTATGGACCGAAACAACGGTTGCACCCATTGTATCATCCTTGACTGTCCACAGAGTATGTCTGATCCAGCGAGGCCGCTTCGGCGAACAGCCTCCCCAATATTTTGTCGAACGGGATGGAGTCATCCGAAACTCATCCTCACAGGTCCGGCCCTCTCATTTTCTGCAAGTGTCCAAAAGACCTGAGGAAGAGGTATCGAAATCGCTTGGATTAAACGGCATTGCCGATTGGGGCGTTTTCGGTTACAAAGCGATTATCGAAGGATGAAGGCGGATATAATGACTGAGGAGTTACCACCCCCGTTGGGCTTGGCGGTATCAAGCCTTGTAAACAAAAACTGAGGGGTCAGCAAGGAAAGCGGAAGTGACGCTGGATTTTCCAGCAGGGTAAAGCAGACTGAGGCTAATCTAAGGAACATCGGGCCGTAGCGCAGCTTGGCTAGCGCGCTTGCTTGGGGTGCAAGAGGTCGTGGGTTCAAATCCCGCCGGCCCGATTTGGCCTCGGTGAGGGAAACACTCTCACCGAGGCCATTGTGTTGATGGGCCGAATCACATCCAAACCATCTGGGGAATGGCGAAATCTTTAGCACATGGAGGGATGGAAAAGCTTGTTGGACTCGGTCCACATCCCGCAGGGATAGTACTCCTTCGGTGCATCCCAGATTCCTGTGATTCCTGGGGATGTAGAGGTCGGATTCGTTTCGTGGTTTTTCCATGATTCGGTGGCGAATGATAGTCAAGACGGGTTCGTGCACGGGGCATACAATGGGGGAAAATAGGCGGGGGGCGCGGGCGAGGTCATGGAGGTGGCCCTGCCGCTGGAGCTGGGATGAATGTGTATTCAACCAGCGAGCCTGGCGGCGTTGAGCCGATCACAGGCCGGGTGGGGAGTAGTCCTGTGTCTGGGGCCGATCGCTTCACAGAATATCTGAACCAATTCGCAGCGGACCGGCAGGCGATGATGGAGCAATTGCGTCGCGTCATCGTCGGCCAGACTGAAGTCATTGAACAGGTCCTGGCGGCGATTTTCACGCGCGGCCACTGCCTGCTGGTCGGCGTCCCGGGTTTGGCCAAGACGCTACTGGTTAGTTCGATAGCTCAAATCCTCAATGTGACCTTCAAGCGGATCCAATTCACCCCCGATTTGATGCCCTCGGACATTACTGGGACAATGGTGCTGGAAGAAACTCCCGAAGGAAAGCGGGAATTCCGCTTTGTCCGGGGGCCGATCTTCGCCAACATCGTCCTGGCGGATGAGATCAATCGGACGCCCCCCAAGACACAAGCGGCCCTTCTAGAGGCAATGCAGGAACGGCAGGTCACCGCCGGTTCGGAAACTATGAAGCTGCCGGACCCCTTTTTCGTCATCGCTACCCAGAATCCAATCGAACAAGAGGGGACCTATCCGCTTCCAGAGGCACAATTGGACCGGTTCATGTTCAATGTCAAGGTCGAATATCCCTCGCTAGAGGAGGAACGGTTGATCGTATCACTGAGCACGCGCGGGGATAAGCCGGAGTTGGTTAAAGTGCTGAGTGCCGAGCGGATCATCGCCTGGCAGAAGCTGGTCAAGCGCATCGAGGTGCCGCAGTTTGTGGTGGACTACATTGTGCGTCTGGTGCGAGCGACCCGCCCGAAAGACCCGTCTGCCCCGGAGATGATCCGCCGGTTGGTGGACTGGGGTGCGGGACCGCGTGCTGGCCTGTTTCTGGCCCAAGCCGGCCAGGCCTTCGCTGCTATGGACGGCCGTCCGAGCGTGGCTATCGACGATATTCGCAAAGCGGCCATTCCTGTGTTGCGACACCGCGTCAGTGCCAACTTCCAGGCCCAAGCCGAAGGCAAAAGCAGCGATGATATCATCGCGGAATTGCTCAAGCTGATCAGCGAACCGGAGCCTAAGAAGTACGTGGACAAAACGCGGCGATAAAAGTACGCGGCAAGAAGAGAGCCTTCGGAGTTGGAGGCGGAATTGGGTGGGGCGTAGCTGGATTGTCTCAGTTCGGGCCGAATAAGCGGAGGTGGAGAGGCGTCCAGAGCGACGCCACTTCGTACATCCTCGCGATCGGGGCGTGGAGTAAGAGGGCCGAGGAACAACGCCAGGGAATAGAGCGGGCAGGAGCGGCGCATTGTGGCAGATACTGCATTCGAGAACCTTTCGTTCCCTGCGGCACCGGAATTACCGTCGCTACTTTGCTGGACAGATCATATCCTTTGCTGGTTCTTGGATGCAATCGGCGGCCCTGATGTGGTTCCTTTTCGACCGCACGGGTGATCCCCGCTGGCCGTCGTGGATTCTGGTAGCACAAGTCGGTCCCACAGTCCTGTTGGGTGCCTGGGGAGGAAGCCTGGCGGATCGCTATCCCCGCCGGCGAGTTGTTTTCTGGACACAGAGCGCCTTTTTGTGCCACGCCCTTCTACTGGCTGCTCTCACAGCCTGTCACTGGACCTGGCCGGCGCTAATCCTGCTGCTCATGCTCCTCAGTGGTGTGATTCAAGCGGTGGACCTGCCCGCTCGCCTGGCATTCGTGCCGGAATTAGTGCCACGGGAAGACCTGATCAATGCTGTGGGCCTGAACGCTCTCCTTTTCAACAGCGCGCGGGCCATAGGTCCGGCACTGGCGGCGTTGATCTTTCTGGCGGCCGAGCAATGGGTGGCTCGGATCGGCTCCTGGGGTTGGGATGCGGTGCAAACGGCGGCTGTCGTTTGTTTCACCCTCAATGCGGTCAGTTTCGTCGCTGTGCTTGTGGCATTGCAGGGTATCGTGATTGATGGGGAACAGCAACGCCGTCCAGAAGCGAAGCAGAGCCAGGATTTGTGGCAAGGAATGCGGTATTTGCAGCACCATCCTCGTTTGGGCCTGCTGGTGTTTCTGACCCTCTTGCTGTGCATTTTTGGTTGGCCGCTCCTGACCCTGCTCCCGGCATATACCCGCTACCATTTGGGTCGAGGAGAGCAGACCTACAGCGGACTGCTCGCGCTACTGGGAACAGGGGCATTGAGCGGAGCGCTCACCACAGCCACTTTCGGCACGGCCGCTCGCCGGAGGTTCTTTCTCCGTGGCGGTGCCTTGGCAACAACCCTGGGCCTAGCGCTCTTGACGCAAATCTCTTCCTTTCCTGGCGCGGTTCTCGCCTGTGCAGCCGTGGGGTTTGGGCTAATTCTTTATCTGTCTACCGGTCAGGCGACGCTGCAACTGGCAGCCCCCTCCGAGTTCCGTGGCCGCTTGATGGCTCTGTGGGCCATGACTCTTAGTGCCAGTGCGCCTCTAGGACATCTTTTGGCCGGTCAGGCAGCGGCGATTTGGGGTGTTACAACCGTCCTCTCTGGATTGAGCTGCGGTTGTGCTCTGGTGACAATTGTCTTGTGGTTGCTCCCCCCGATAGGGGTCCGGGAGGATGGAGAGCTGGATCGGAAAGCGTAGATCTGCGATTGTTCAGCGACGATGTTATCTCCGCCTTCTCCTCGCAGAATCAGTCGGAGGCAACCTATCTCTGGCGAGTCCACTTGTGCGGTGGCCCGGAGATGGCGGGAGAAAGTAGTGTCCTCGAAAGGTGAAATGTTTTCATTCTGGCAACGG
This genomic interval from Thermogemmata fonticola contains the following:
- a CDS encoding AAA family ATPase, which translates into the protein MNVYSTSEPGGVEPITGRVGSSPVSGADRFTEYLNQFAADRQAMMEQLRRVIVGQTEVIEQVLAAIFTRGHCLLVGVPGLAKTLLVSSIAQILNVTFKRIQFTPDLMPSDITGTMVLEETPEGKREFRFVRGPIFANIVLADEINRTPPKTQAALLEAMQERQVTAGSETMKLPDPFFVIATQNPIEQEGTYPLPEAQLDRFMFNVKVEYPSLEEERLIVSLSTRGDKPELVKVLSAERIIAWQKLVKRIEVPQFVVDYIVRLVRATRPKDPSAPEMIRRLVDWGAGPRAGLFLAQAGQAFAAMDGRPSVAIDDIRKAAIPVLRHRVSANFQAQAEGKSSDDIIAELLKLISEPEPKKYVDKTRR
- a CDS encoding MFS transporter, producing the protein MWQILHSRTFRSLRHRNYRRYFAGQIISFAGSWMQSAALMWFLFDRTGDPRWPSWILVAQVGPTVLLGAWGGSLADRYPRRRVVFWTQSAFLCHALLLAALTACHWTWPALILLLMLLSGVIQAVDLPARLAFVPELVPREDLINAVGLNALLFNSARAIGPALAALIFLAAEQWVARIGSWGWDAVQTAAVVCFTLNAVSFVAVLVALQGIVIDGEQQRRPEAKQSQDLWQGMRYLQHHPRLGLLVFLTLLLCIFGWPLLTLLPAYTRYHLGRGEQTYSGLLALLGTGALSGALTTATFGTAARRRFFLRGGALATTLGLALLTQISSFPGAVLACAAVGFGLILYLSTGQATLQLAAPSEFRGRLMALWAMTLSASAPLGHLLAGQAAAIWGVTTVLSGLSCGCALVTIVLWLLPPIGVREDGELDRKA